One window from the genome of Streptomyces sp. NBC_01476 encodes:
- a CDS encoding NAD-dependent epimerase/dehydratase family protein, protein MPVLVTGAAGHIGGHVTRELLAAGHQVVLTDLLPVREPGAERVHTGDLQDPGLVDAAMDGVTAVVHLGAVPHPNVPDPSALFAHNCLTAHRVFEAAGRAGVRRVVAASSMAAVGLAWSPEPLSPAYVPLDERHPTLVRDPYGLSKLVLEEVAATAHRRWGLESVCMRFPFTGAGDRLDGFLAACARDPAAQRHDLWGWLHTADAATAVRLALEAELDGCHVVNVAAADTTSALPTAELMARHHPGVPVPAGLPPHSTLFDRRACAGLLGFTPSRTWRRP, encoded by the coding sequence ATGCCGGTACTGGTCACCGGGGCGGCGGGACACATCGGCGGTCATGTGACCCGGGAACTGCTGGCGGCCGGCCACCAGGTGGTGCTGACCGACCTGCTGCCGGTGCGCGAGCCGGGCGCGGAGCGGGTGCACACCGGCGACCTCCAGGACCCCGGACTGGTCGACGCGGCGATGGACGGGGTGACCGCGGTGGTGCACCTCGGGGCCGTCCCGCACCCCAATGTGCCCGACCCGAGTGCGCTCTTCGCCCACAACTGCCTCACCGCGCACCGGGTGTTCGAGGCGGCGGGCCGGGCCGGGGTGCGCCGGGTGGTGGCCGCCTCCAGCATGGCGGCGGTGGGTCTCGCCTGGTCCCCCGAGCCGCTGTCGCCCGCGTACGTGCCCCTGGACGAGCGGCATCCGACGCTGGTCCGCGACCCGTACGGGCTCTCCAAGCTGGTGCTGGAGGAGGTGGCCGCCACCGCACACCGGCGCTGGGGGCTGGAGTCGGTGTGCATGCGCTTCCCGTTCACCGGCGCCGGCGACCGGCTCGACGGCTTTCTGGCCGCGTGCGCCCGCGACCCGGCGGCGCAGCGGCACGACCTGTGGGGCTGGCTGCACACCGCGGACGCGGCCACCGCGGTCCGGCTCGCCCTGGAGGCGGAGCTGGACGGCTGCCATGTCGTCAACGTGGCCGCCGCCGACACCACCTCGGCGCTGCCGACCGCCGAACTGATGGCCCGCCACCATCCGGGGGTGCCCGTGCCCGCCGGGCTGCCCCCGCACAGCACGCTCTTCGACCGGCGCGCCTGCGCCGGCCTGCTGGGTTTCACCCCCAGCCGCACCTGGCGCCGGCCCTGA
- a CDS encoding carbohydrate ABC transporter permease, with the protein MTTTSPAPASPGTPGTRSRQGASALPRNAAKAVVGLLLALYGLVSVYPFLWMVSAAFKDQAEVVRGGHLVPHRPTFGTLADTWSQLHFFRYFLNSVEVSALTVVLTLVVYAAAGYAFAVLDFPGRGLLQKLFVALLFVPAITVMLPIVLLENKLGILGSHLGLVLPFVNGGAPLSVLLMTGAFSAVPKELRESARVDGANEFHVFTRIYLPLTRPALITVALLTAIPTWNEYLLTRVSLNDESTYTLPLGLQTLASQNVPHYNNLMAGALIVVVPVVLLFVCLQRYFVNGLAGAVKG; encoded by the coding sequence ATGACGACGACCTCCCCTGCCCCTGCCTCCCCCGGCACCCCCGGCACCCGCTCCCGGCAGGGAGCTTCCGCGCTGCCGCGCAACGCCGCGAAGGCCGTGGTCGGCCTGCTGCTCGCGCTGTACGGCCTGGTCAGCGTCTATCCCTTCCTGTGGATGGTGTCGGCGGCGTTCAAGGACCAGGCCGAGGTGGTCCGCGGCGGCCACCTCGTCCCGCACCGGCCGACCTTCGGCACGCTCGCCGACACCTGGAGCCAACTGCACTTCTTCCGCTACTTCCTGAACAGCGTCGAGGTGTCCGCGCTGACCGTGGTGCTGACGCTGGTGGTGTACGCGGCGGCCGGCTACGCCTTCGCGGTGCTGGACTTCCCCGGCCGCGGGCTGCTGCAGAAGCTCTTCGTGGCCCTGCTCTTCGTGCCCGCGATCACCGTGATGCTGCCGATCGTGCTGCTGGAGAACAAACTCGGCATCCTCGGCTCGCACCTCGGGCTGGTGCTGCCCTTCGTCAACGGCGGCGCCCCGCTGTCGGTGCTGCTGATGACCGGTGCCTTCTCCGCGGTGCCGAAGGAACTGCGGGAGTCGGCCCGGGTGGACGGCGCCAACGAGTTCCATGTCTTCACCCGGATCTACCTGCCGCTGACCCGGCCGGCGCTGATCACGGTGGCGCTGCTCACCGCGATCCCCACCTGGAACGAGTACCTGCTGACGCGGGTCTCGCTCAACGACGAGAGCACGTACACCCTCCCGCTGGGACTGCAGACGCTCGCGTCGCAGAACGTGCCGCACTACAACAACCTGATGGCCGGCGCGCTGATCGTGGTCGTGCCGGTGGTGCTGCTCTTCGTCTGCCTCCAGCGCTACTTCGTCAACGGCCTGGCCGGGGCGGTGAAGGGCTGA
- a CDS encoding carbohydrate ABC transporter permease → MPRPALTETTAAGRDPRPRPAGPAGADRTGRRSRRRGYEAVSGYLFVAPAVVLFAVMGLYTVGYGFLLSFARWNGFAPHWSWVGVQNYKDLLWANPAYAPRVRHAAGHTLSVMIAVPLLTVLVSFPLAILLNSAKRLQGLLRSVYFVPYVTSGVAVFFAWQYILQPDGAVNALLSAAGMGSLAQPQGWLGNPHTALPTMIVVTVWGAVPVALLMYLTGLQTIDRSVLEAAQLDGAGWWRTNVSVVWPLVRPITAIVVLLNLRDSLQGFQTFLVMTNGGPGDHTNVLGLEAYRLAFLKELAPTLGLASALGWLLFAAAVVLALVNLRVLRSKT, encoded by the coding sequence GTGCCCCGTCCCGCACTCACGGAGACGACCGCGGCCGGCCGGGACCCGCGCCCCCGGCCGGCCGGTCCGGCCGGCGCCGACCGGACCGGCCGGCGCTCCCGCCGCCGCGGCTACGAGGCGGTCTCCGGCTATCTCTTCGTCGCCCCGGCCGTGGTGCTCTTCGCGGTCATGGGCCTGTACACCGTCGGTTACGGCTTCCTGCTCAGCTTCGCCCGCTGGAACGGCTTCGCGCCCCACTGGTCCTGGGTCGGCGTGCAGAACTACAAGGACCTGCTCTGGGCCAACCCGGCGTACGCGCCCCGGGTCCGGCACGCGGCCGGCCACACGCTGTCGGTGATGATCGCGGTCCCGCTGCTGACGGTCCTGGTCTCCTTCCCGCTGGCGATCCTGCTCAACTCCGCCAAACGCCTTCAGGGGCTGCTGCGTTCGGTGTACTTCGTGCCGTACGTGACCAGCGGTGTCGCGGTCTTCTTCGCCTGGCAGTACATCCTGCAGCCGGACGGCGCGGTCAACGCGCTGCTGAGCGCTGCGGGGATGGGCTCGCTCGCCCAGCCGCAGGGCTGGCTCGGCAATCCGCACACCGCGCTGCCGACCATGATCGTGGTGACGGTGTGGGGCGCCGTGCCGGTGGCGCTGCTGATGTACCTCACCGGGCTGCAGACCATCGACCGCAGCGTGCTGGAGGCCGCCCAGCTGGACGGCGCCGGCTGGTGGCGTACCAATGTCTCGGTGGTGTGGCCGCTGGTCCGGCCGATCACCGCGATCGTGGTGCTGCTGAACCTGCGCGACTCGCTGCAGGGCTTCCAGACCTTCCTGGTGATGACCAACGGCGGCCCCGGCGACCACACCAATGTGCTCGGCCTGGAGGCGTACCGGCTGGCGTTCCTCAAGGAACTGGCGCCGACCCTGGGCCTGGCCAGCGCGCTGGGCTGGCTGCTCTTCGCCGCGGCGGTCGTCCTGGCACTGGTCAACCTGCGAGTCCTGCGGAGCAAGACATGA
- a CDS encoding ABC transporter substrate-binding protein: MRIPRIPFARYSPGGTRSPGGTRTPAGTAAPGSTKAPGGTAAPVGARNGGAPRTGRTRLTVAVLATVVSLAPVAACGGSSGGSGDSKSLEMWTFKQSHVAGLRDAAAVFKQQTGITVRIEAYGPDDAYTTKVQAAAKTHDLPDVLEVHSDGEDFALGATGIARNIADDVDSAWSGQYQKGVRISGTVTAAKYKESLPGDSKSHGVARGQRFSVPFTSGTFGIVLANKKTLAAAGITRPPASWEEFLADLKATTGKNAKTGGVSLGLKVKATGLTWVLQPLAFAQLGREKYHALFGKDAAADFASPDGLKALGLYDQLQPYWMPGTQSLDIDAADQAFAQGKSAWDIGGTFTLAFLQQNGMAPDDVMAFGLPGPQAGAVPKPALGPLALTGLAVSSTSAYAGNAEKWMKFLAQPAVASTFARQATEVPATELGPDAAQVMGPTLADMTKTFAGTPATTYDPGDNSFRPPTYDQDSMGEVLADLTPLGQKSVAATGKAMAKLNNSFWATSK; encoded by the coding sequence ATGCGCATACCTCGCATACCTTTCGCACGATATTCCCCGGGCGGCACGAGGTCTCCGGGCGGCACCAGGACTCCGGCCGGTACGGCGGCCCCGGGCAGTACGAAGGCCCCCGGCGGTACGGCGGCCCCGGTCGGCGCGAGGAACGGCGGCGCTCCCCGGACCGGCAGGACCCGCCTCACCGTCGCGGTCCTGGCCACGGTCGTCTCCCTGGCGCCGGTCGCGGCCTGCGGCGGCTCCTCCGGCGGCTCCGGCGACAGCAAGTCCCTGGAGATGTGGACCTTCAAGCAGTCCCATGTCGCCGGTCTGCGAGACGCCGCCGCCGTCTTCAAGCAGCAGACCGGCATCACCGTCAGGATCGAGGCGTACGGCCCCGACGACGCCTACACCACCAAGGTGCAGGCCGCCGCGAAGACCCACGACCTGCCCGACGTACTCGAAGTGCACTCCGACGGCGAGGACTTCGCACTCGGCGCCACCGGTATCGCCAGGAACATCGCCGACGACGTCGACAGCGCCTGGAGCGGCCAGTACCAGAAGGGCGTCCGGATCTCCGGCACGGTGACCGCGGCCAAGTACAAGGAATCGCTGCCCGGGGACTCCAAGTCGCACGGCGTGGCACGGGGCCAGCGCTTCAGCGTGCCCTTCACCTCGGGCACCTTCGGCATCGTGCTGGCGAACAAGAAGACGCTCGCCGCGGCCGGCATCACCCGGCCCCCGGCGAGCTGGGAGGAGTTCCTCGCCGACCTGAAGGCCACCACCGGCAAGAACGCCAAGACCGGCGGCGTCAGCCTCGGCCTGAAGGTCAAGGCGACCGGCCTGACCTGGGTCCTGCAGCCGCTGGCCTTCGCCCAGCTCGGCCGGGAGAAGTACCACGCCCTCTTCGGCAAGGACGCCGCCGCGGACTTCGCCTCCCCCGACGGCCTCAAGGCACTTGGTCTGTACGACCAGTTGCAGCCGTACTGGATGCCCGGCACCCAGAGCCTGGACATCGACGCGGCCGACCAGGCCTTCGCACAGGGTAAGTCGGCGTGGGACATCGGCGGCACCTTCACGCTCGCCTTCCTGCAGCAGAACGGCATGGCCCCCGACGACGTGATGGCCTTCGGTCTGCCCGGCCCGCAGGCCGGTGCGGTGCCCAAGCCGGCCCTCGGCCCGCTGGCGCTCACCGGCCTGGCCGTCTCCTCCACCAGTGCGTATGCCGGCAACGCCGAGAAGTGGATGAAGTTCCTGGCCCAGCCGGCGGTCGCCTCGACGTTCGCCAGACAGGCCACCGAGGTGCCCGCCACCGAACTCGGCCCGGACGCGGCCCAGGTGATGGGCCCGACGCTGGCCGACATGACCAAGACCTTCGCCGGCACCCCGGCGACCACCTACGACCCGGGCGACAACTCCTTCCGGCCGCCGACCTACGACCAGGACTCGATGGGCGAGGTGCTGGCGGACCTGACCCCGCTGGGCCAGAAAAGCGTGGCGGCCACCGGCAAGGCGATGGCCAAGCTCAACAACTCCTTCTGGGCGACGTCGAAGTGA
- a CDS encoding IclR family transcriptional regulator — protein sequence MAEAARGRKPEEVKSAARVLEVLELLGADGARLSLAEMAGAMAVPKSSLHAILRTMEARGWVDLDPSGTRYSLGLKALLTGTAYLEGDDVTSLAGPVLDALAEETGESVHLGRLDGTHVVYLAKRESRHALRMYSAVGRRLPAHTTALGKAVLSQYDHAEVQRRLDWPLERLTPNTVVDPDAFLAQLAEARLRGWAMDDGENSVDIRCVAVALGGGQGGDAISCSAPASRMDDVRTEEVARAVTEAAHSLSTLLKRLGSH from the coding sequence GTGGCAGAAGCGGCGCGCGGGCGGAAGCCCGAGGAGGTCAAGTCCGCGGCCCGGGTGCTGGAGGTGCTGGAGCTGCTGGGGGCCGACGGCGCCCGGCTGTCGCTGGCCGAGATGGCCGGCGCGATGGCGGTGCCCAAGAGCAGCCTGCACGCGATCCTGCGGACCATGGAGGCGCGCGGCTGGGTCGATCTCGACCCGTCCGGCACCCGGTACAGCCTCGGTCTCAAGGCGCTGCTGACCGGCACCGCCTACCTGGAGGGCGACGACGTCACCAGCCTGGCGGGACCGGTGCTCGACGCCCTCGCCGAGGAGACCGGCGAGTCCGTGCACCTGGGCAGGCTTGACGGCACCCACGTGGTCTACCTGGCCAAACGCGAATCCAGACACGCGCTGCGGATGTACTCCGCGGTCGGCCGCCGGCTGCCCGCCCACACCACCGCCCTCGGCAAGGCGGTGCTCTCGCAGTACGACCACGCCGAGGTGCAGCGCCGGCTCGACTGGCCGCTGGAGCGGCTGACCCCCAACACCGTGGTGGACCCGGACGCCTTCCTGGCCCAGCTGGCCGAGGCGCGGCTGCGCGGCTGGGCGATGGACGACGGCGAGAACTCGGTGGACATCCGCTGCGTCGCGGTGGCGCTCGGCGGCGGCCAGGGCGGCGACGCGATCAGCTGCTCGGCGCCCGCCAGCCGGATGGACGACGTGCGCACCGAGGAGGTCGCCCGGGCGGTCACCGAGGCGGCCCACTCGCTGAGCACCCTTCTCAAGCGCCTCGGCTCGCACTGA
- a CDS encoding ThuA domain-containing protein yields the protein MPASPVSPASPLAPEPSATRRALVVRGGWEGHSPVAITDLFLPFLKDQGFTVETSDRLDVYADAGLLAATDLIVQCWSMGEITQEQTGGLVRAVEDGTGFAGWHGGIIDSFRGDVDYALLTGGQFLMHPPGFLDHTVHPLPERAGHPVIAGLGDFPVHTEQYWVATDPANDVLATTTFPAGAEGGRPVVMPAVWTRTRGAGRVFVSSIGHKADDFDVPEVRTLTERGLLWASR from the coding sequence ATGCCCGCGAGCCCTGTGTCCCCCGCGAGCCCCCTGGCCCCCGAGCCCTCAGCGACCCGGCGGGCCCTCGTGGTCCGCGGCGGCTGGGAGGGCCACTCACCGGTCGCGATCACCGATCTCTTCCTGCCCTTCCTCAAGGACCAGGGCTTCACCGTCGAGACCTCCGACCGCCTCGATGTGTACGCCGACGCCGGTCTCCTGGCCGCCACCGACCTGATCGTGCAGTGCTGGAGCATGGGCGAGATCACCCAGGAGCAGACCGGGGGACTGGTCCGTGCGGTCGAGGACGGCACCGGATTCGCCGGCTGGCACGGCGGGATCATCGACTCCTTCCGCGGCGACGTCGACTACGCCCTGCTGACCGGCGGTCAGTTCCTGATGCACCCACCCGGTTTCCTCGACCACACCGTCCACCCGCTCCCGGAGCGCGCCGGGCACCCGGTGATCGCCGGACTCGGCGACTTCCCCGTGCACACCGAGCAGTACTGGGTGGCCACCGACCCCGCCAACGACGTTCTGGCCACCACCACCTTCCCGGCCGGCGCAGAAGGCGGCCGGCCGGTGGTGATGCCCGCCGTCTGGACCAGGACCCGGGGCGCCGGGCGGGTCTTCGTCTCCTCGATCGGTCACAAGGCCGACGACTTCGACGTGCCCGAGGTCCGCACCCTCACCGAACGGGGGCTGCTGTGGGCGAGCCGCTGA